The following coding sequences are from one Arthrobacter crystallopoietes window:
- the mobC gene encoding plasmid mobilization relaxosome protein MobC → MKALVEEPVERGRLGKRRRENAPAGSKKRRTVWVTAEEEARLIARAARERVTVPNLLMSAALSESSETPTQRKAAMAELMALHTLLARVSNNVNQIARHANAGEDFPQDAAAVLGYVRQVAGRIDRTIEGLM, encoded by the coding sequence GTGAAAGCGTTGGTTGAGGAACCGGTCGAACGGGGTCGTCTGGGCAAGCGGCGGCGGGAGAACGCACCGGCGGGGTCGAAGAAGCGCCGCACCGTGTGGGTGACAGCCGAGGAGGAAGCCAGGCTCATTGCCCGGGCGGCGCGGGAGCGGGTGACGGTGCCGAACCTGCTGATGTCCGCGGCCCTGTCCGAATCATCCGAGACGCCGACGCAGCGCAAGGCCGCGATGGCCGAGCTGATGGCCCTGCACACCCTGCTGGCGCGGGTGTCGAACAACGTGAACCAGATCGCGAGGCACGCCAACGCGGGGGAGGACTTCCCGCAGGACGCCGCCGCGGTACTGGGGTATGTGCGCCAGGTCGCGGGGCGGATCGACCGGACCA
- a CDS encoding helix-turn-helix transcriptional regulator — translation MALIALAVVQQHYGIPTRLAQWRRQGTGPEYFTLGHRSIRYYPADIDDWINHQTQHADQAAGKLMDQVVLPGDNGGSNATVRWNG, via the coding sequence ATGGCACTCATCGCACTTGCCGTTGTGCAGCAGCACTACGGCATCCCCACCCGGCTCGCGCAGTGGCGGCGCCAGGGCACCGGGCCCGAATACTTCACCCTCGGACACCGCAGCATCCGCTACTACCCCGCCGACATCGACGACTGGATCAACCACCAAACCCAGCACGCGGACCAGGCTGCGGGAAAGCTCATGGACCAGGTTGTCCTGCCCGGCGACAACGGCGGCAGCAATGCAACCGTCCGATGGAACGGTTAA
- a CDS encoding DUF4192 domain-containing protein — protein sequence MNNKIKATGAADILSYVPHTLGFQPQDSIVLVTLTGALLGATLRMDAPTPGSDVRSFAQTLTSYVCKDESADATLFIVYSDDTTPSGVRPHAALIDALREELETAGMPIRDGWIVTAGGWATYACEPGCEVPDCTGWQDTALIENSLVSAEMIYRGSNPGTTEHAPAPEFSSSTGNADTIDILTGHYTVTDPVDFTAEPMLTARHAFDAAIGNGGQPDEDEALELCAAFQIKAVRDRLMADIIDTSDDETMFGKVMIGLAETAPDWGRVDTAERLLVHLLRFTPGAYRAPLLTGLGWINWYKGKGTPATLYTDKALAADPGYRLAELLRKFYNMGILPRPALNKETAYKH from the coding sequence ATGAACAACAAGATCAAAGCTACCGGTGCCGCCGATATCCTCAGCTACGTTCCGCACACGCTCGGCTTCCAGCCGCAGGACTCCATTGTGCTGGTCACCCTGACCGGGGCACTGCTCGGCGCGACGCTGCGCATGGACGCACCGACACCGGGCAGCGATGTGCGTTCGTTCGCTCAGACGCTGACCTCTTACGTGTGCAAGGACGAGAGCGCGGACGCCACCTTGTTCATCGTCTACAGCGACGACACCACCCCGTCCGGTGTCCGTCCCCACGCGGCCCTGATCGACGCCCTCCGCGAAGAGCTCGAGACGGCGGGCATGCCGATCCGCGACGGCTGGATTGTCACCGCCGGCGGGTGGGCGACGTACGCGTGCGAGCCCGGCTGCGAGGTCCCGGACTGCACCGGCTGGCAGGACACGGCGCTGATCGAGAACAGTCTCGTGAGCGCGGAAATGATCTACCGCGGATCCAACCCCGGCACCACCGAGCACGCACCGGCCCCGGAGTTCAGCAGCTCCACCGGCAACGCGGACACCATCGACATCCTCACCGGGCATTACACGGTAACGGATCCGGTCGACTTCACCGCCGAGCCCATGCTCACCGCCCGCCACGCCTTCGACGCCGCGATCGGCAACGGCGGACAACCCGACGAGGACGAAGCGCTCGAGCTCTGCGCGGCGTTCCAGATCAAGGCGGTCCGGGACCGGCTGATGGCCGACATCATCGACACCAGCGACGACGAAACCATGTTCGGGAAAGTCATGATCGGCCTGGCGGAGACGGCGCCGGACTGGGGACGGGTCGATACCGCGGAGCGGTTGCTGGTGCACCTGCTGCGGTTCACACCGGGCGCCTACCGGGCGCCGCTGTTGACCGGGTTGGGCTGGATCAACTGGTACAAGGGCAAGGGCACCCCAGCCACCCTGTACACGGACAAGGCCCTCGCCGCGGATCCCGGTTACCGGCTGGCGGAACTGCTGCGCAAGTTCTACAACATGGGCATCCTGCCCCGCCCGGCCCTGAACAAGGAAACCGCCTACAAACACTAA
- the dprA gene encoding DNA-processing protein DprA has product MNDDRTARAALTRLFEPGDTVGLALVAKHGAYAALRIAIGARPAYPFADVTAGELAAALDRWAPRIQGLDANADLAAIERLGGGFLTPDDPQWPAALSDLEAPPLGLWYRGNITHGVPAPAQCAAVIGSRDSTAYGASVAGEMAHGLAQRGICVIAGLGYGIDAQAHRSALAGHQGNGPATIAVAAGGLDRDYPAGNADLAAAIRETGLTLSELPPGSAPTRYWFLMRNRLIAALAGVTVVVEARWRSGALNTAHHAENLGRQVGAVPGSVYSANSAGCHRLFKEGSAVLVTGAADVAELLA; this is encoded by the coding sequence ATGAATGATGACCGCACAGCACGCGCCGCACTGACCCGCCTGTTCGAACCCGGCGACACCGTGGGCCTGGCGTTGGTCGCCAAGCACGGTGCCTATGCTGCCCTGCGAATTGCTATCGGTGCCCGCCCGGCCTACCCGTTCGCAGACGTCACAGCCGGGGAGCTGGCCGCAGCCCTGGACCGGTGGGCGCCGCGCATCCAAGGGCTGGACGCTAACGCGGATCTTGCCGCCATCGAACGTCTCGGCGGCGGATTCCTGACCCCGGACGACCCGCAGTGGCCCGCCGCATTGAGCGACCTCGAGGCCCCGCCGCTCGGGCTCTGGTACCGGGGAAACATCACGCACGGTGTCCCCGCCCCGGCGCAGTGCGCCGCCGTGATCGGCTCCCGCGACAGCACCGCCTACGGGGCATCCGTGGCCGGGGAAATGGCCCACGGGCTGGCCCAGCGCGGTATCTGCGTCATCGCCGGCCTCGGCTACGGTATCGACGCCCAAGCGCACAGGTCGGCACTGGCCGGACACCAAGGCAACGGCCCGGCAACCATCGCCGTTGCAGCTGGGGGACTGGACCGGGATTATCCTGCCGGGAACGCGGACCTTGCCGCGGCCATCCGCGAAACCGGTTTGACGCTCTCGGAACTGCCGCCGGGATCCGCACCGACCCGATATTGGTTCCTGATGCGTAACCGCCTCATTGCCGCACTTGCTGGTGTGACCGTCGTGGTGGAGGCACGCTGGCGCTCCGGTGCCCTGAACACGGCCCACCACGCAGAAAACCTGGGCCGGCAGGTTGGGGCTGTACCGGGCAGCGTCTACAGCGCCAACTCGGCAGGATGCCACCGGCTGTTCAAAGAGGGCAGCGCCGTGCTCGTCACTGGCGCGGCCGACGTCGCGGAACTGCTCGCCTAG
- a CDS encoding MarR family winged helix-turn-helix transcriptional regulator: protein MEYGRMADAYARAVAPAADQLSLGLGLRLVRASGAFVKAAEIEVQRPLKLNWSYFSTIYVISVFKSLEARTIARFTGLTRQAVSIVLAGMEKAGLVIRSSGNQEDGRLVSIRFTDQGEETASRSVQDQLRFSEKWFSVLDRDERAELNRLLEKLLEKGPQQAGRRDQ, encoded by the coding sequence GTGGAATACGGTCGAATGGCAGATGCGTATGCACGTGCCGTTGCCCCAGCGGCCGACCAGCTTTCGCTAGGGCTGGGTCTGCGGTTGGTACGTGCCTCGGGTGCTTTCGTCAAAGCTGCGGAGATTGAGGTTCAGCGTCCGCTCAAACTGAATTGGAGCTATTTCAGCACCATCTATGTCATTTCTGTCTTCAAGTCTTTGGAGGCAAGGACCATCGCACGGTTTACGGGCTTAACCCGACAGGCCGTCTCGATTGTTCTGGCAGGCATGGAGAAGGCCGGACTTGTCATCCGCTCTTCAGGAAACCAGGAAGATGGGCGGCTGGTTAGCATCCGGTTCACGGACCAAGGTGAAGAAACCGCCAGCCGATCAGTCCAAGACCAATTGCGGTTCTCCGAAAAGTGGTTTTCAGTCCTTGACCGCGATGAACGGGCGGAACTGAACCGGCTGTTGGAAAAGCTGCTAGAAAAGGGACCGCAGCAGGCAGGCCGCAGGGACCAATGA
- a CDS encoding acetoacetate--CoA ligase yields the protein MNNVTDRNHPASGEPESLPRLLREPAPDVLEKTFLGDYLRWVRQHRGLRFGSYEDLQRWSVRDLDAFWSSIWDYFQIRDHGSYERALSDPRMPGARWFEGSLINYAENALLGVGRTAPGPRSGGDDADTAIIGISQTRGQIELSFAELQDKVSRCRHALQQMGVGKGDRVVGYLPNIPEAAIAFLATASLGAIWAGCAPEFGAQGVIDRFAQIRPKVLFGVTGYTYGDKPVDRSAEFAQIRAGLPDLESTVVVPYGQYNSGAAPDSVDWTKLLSEGSEAEMKFEQVDFAHPLCVLFSSGTSGKPKAIMHSHGGFVVEHVKNSALSWDLQAGDRMVWATTTAWMVWNSLLSALLLRASIIMMDGNPMYPDLDNQWRMAEELEPTLMGVSPGFIMACRHAGIEPGSMYRLDSIRTLGASGSPLPEAGHQWVHENFGSDVVFNLGSGGTDVCTAFVQSGPWQRDWAGEMSGKCLGVNVVALDDGGHPVEDEFGELVVLDPMPSMPVGFWGDDGDQRYRASYFERYPSAWWHGDRIRFRSDTGSCRISGRSDATLNRGGVRMGTAEFYNVLEERPDVVDSLIVHLEEPAGGHGELVLFVATCDGELTTERRASIVTELRNQLSPRHVPDHIVLVQVIPRNRTGKKLEIPVKKVLTGVPVTDALSLESLSAAGAMGPVERFARQRIARLTRA from the coding sequence GTGAATAACGTGACGGACAGAAATCACCCCGCATCGGGAGAGCCGGAATCCTTGCCGCGGCTGCTTCGCGAACCTGCCCCTGACGTATTGGAGAAGACGTTTCTGGGCGACTACTTGAGGTGGGTCCGGCAGCACCGTGGGCTGCGCTTCGGCAGCTACGAGGACTTGCAGCGCTGGAGCGTACGCGACCTAGACGCATTCTGGAGTTCGATTTGGGACTATTTCCAGATCCGTGACCACGGGAGCTATGAGCGGGCGTTGAGTGATCCAAGGATGCCCGGTGCCCGCTGGTTCGAAGGTTCCCTCATCAACTATGCGGAGAACGCACTGCTTGGCGTGGGCCGAACAGCGCCGGGGCCCAGATCCGGCGGAGACGATGCCGACACGGCTATCATCGGCATCTCGCAGACCCGAGGACAGATAGAACTGAGCTTCGCCGAACTGCAGGACAAGGTCTCCCGATGCCGGCACGCACTGCAGCAGATGGGCGTGGGTAAGGGGGACCGCGTGGTGGGTTACCTGCCGAACATCCCGGAGGCGGCCATCGCCTTCCTGGCCACGGCCAGCCTCGGTGCCATCTGGGCAGGCTGCGCCCCCGAATTCGGCGCTCAAGGTGTCATTGACCGTTTCGCGCAGATCCGTCCAAAGGTACTTTTTGGCGTGACGGGCTACACCTACGGCGACAAGCCAGTAGACCGATCCGCCGAGTTCGCCCAGATACGTGCCGGACTACCCGACCTTGAGTCAACCGTCGTTGTCCCTTACGGTCAATACAACTCAGGGGCAGCACCTGATTCCGTCGATTGGACGAAGCTTCTGAGCGAGGGAAGCGAAGCGGAAATGAAGTTCGAACAGGTGGATTTCGCCCATCCGTTGTGTGTCTTGTTTTCCTCGGGCACATCGGGCAAGCCCAAGGCGATCATGCATAGCCATGGCGGCTTCGTTGTCGAACACGTAAAGAACAGCGCCCTGAGCTGGGACTTGCAGGCAGGAGACCGCATGGTCTGGGCCACGACGACAGCATGGATGGTCTGGAATTCCCTCTTGTCGGCCTTGCTTTTGCGCGCCTCGATCATCATGATGGACGGCAATCCGATGTATCCCGATTTGGATAATCAGTGGCGAATGGCTGAGGAACTGGAACCCACTCTGATGGGAGTCAGTCCCGGGTTCATCATGGCCTGCCGGCATGCCGGAATTGAGCCAGGCTCAATGTATCGGTTGGATTCGATCCGGACTTTGGGCGCTTCCGGTAGTCCCCTGCCGGAGGCAGGTCATCAGTGGGTGCATGAGAACTTCGGCTCCGATGTTGTTTTCAATCTGGGCAGCGGCGGTACCGATGTCTGCACCGCTTTCGTGCAAAGCGGACCATGGCAGAGGGACTGGGCCGGGGAGATGTCCGGCAAATGCCTCGGCGTGAATGTGGTTGCACTCGATGACGGCGGCCATCCCGTGGAGGACGAGTTCGGCGAACTGGTGGTTTTGGATCCTATGCCCTCCATGCCCGTGGGCTTCTGGGGCGACGACGGCGATCAGCGCTACCGGGCGAGCTACTTCGAAAGATACCCATCAGCTTGGTGGCACGGCGACCGGATCCGCTTCCGCTCCGACACCGGAAGTTGCAGGATCAGCGGGCGTAGCGATGCGACGTTGAACCGCGGCGGTGTTCGGATGGGAACGGCTGAGTTCTACAACGTTCTGGAGGAACGGCCGGATGTCGTGGACAGCCTCATCGTGCACCTTGAGGAGCCCGCAGGCGGTCACGGCGAGTTGGTGCTTTTCGTGGCTACATGTGATGGAGAGTTGACGACTGAGAGACGGGCATCGATCGTCACCGAACTCCGTAACCAGCTGTCCCCACGACACGTGCCGGATCACATTGTGCTTGTACAGGTAATTCCTCGAAACAGGACCGGTAAGAAGTTGGAAATTCCAGTGAAGAAGGTGCTAACAGGCGTGCCTGTGACAGATGCGCTGAGCTTGGAGTCGCTGAGTGCGGCCGGAGCAATGGGGCCAGTGGAAAGGTTCGCCCGCCAACGGATCGCACGGCTCACTCGGGCATAA
- a CDS encoding enoyl-CoA hydratase/isomerase family protein, which translates to MPVNLEIVDDVAIVTLDDPESLNALDDRMTADTVMALEKVAADESVRALVLTGTGRAFSVGGKLPMLAEMTEEATGTDGRAVLEARMRSNARLVEILRSMPQMSIAAINGACVGAAIGWISACDLRVATSNAKFNTAFLSLGLSSDFGTTKLLADAVGQSTAADWLLRPRPVSAQEAFASGLVNEVVDTGILLQTALDWARIAVNFPTGVAALKSNLQDASKLPLGECLERETERFAHSLTAPETTAQIRNLSLRRE; encoded by the coding sequence ATGCCAGTGAATCTTGAGATTGTCGACGACGTCGCCATCGTAACGCTGGACGACCCGGAGAGCCTTAACGCGCTGGACGACCGCATGACCGCCGATACTGTTATGGCCCTGGAGAAAGTAGCCGCCGACGAGAGTGTCCGCGCCCTGGTCCTAACCGGAACCGGCCGTGCATTCAGCGTGGGCGGAAAGCTGCCCATGCTGGCGGAGATGACCGAGGAAGCGACCGGCACGGACGGCCGCGCGGTGCTGGAGGCCAGGATGCGAAGCAACGCCCGGCTGGTGGAGATTCTGCGTTCCATGCCGCAGATGAGTATCGCAGCGATCAACGGAGCCTGTGTCGGTGCGGCCATCGGTTGGATCAGCGCTTGCGACCTCCGTGTAGCGACCAGTAACGCGAAGTTCAATACAGCGTTTCTCTCTCTCGGACTGTCCTCGGATTTCGGCACCACTAAATTGTTAGCCGACGCCGTAGGGCAGTCGACGGCCGCGGATTGGCTGCTGCGTCCGCGTCCAGTGAGCGCGCAGGAAGCTTTCGCCTCGGGTCTCGTCAATGAAGTCGTCGATACCGGGATTTTGCTCCAGACCGCCTTGGACTGGGCCCGCATCGCGGTAAATTTCCCGACGGGTGTCGCTGCGCTGAAGAGCAATCTGCAGGATGCATCCAAGCTCCCGCTCGGCGAATGCCTGGAGAGGGAAACAGAACGATTCGCTCATAGTCTGACGGCTCCCGAAACTACGGCGCAGATCCGCAATTTATCCCTGAGGCGTGAATAA